One stretch of Fibrobacter sp. UWH6 DNA includes these proteins:
- a CDS encoding polyprenyl synthetase family protein, translated as MESLEKEAAIALDYLSRVSKEAEKKFDELLPPVTDQPCRLHEAMRYSMFAGGKRLRPALVKAAFDMFGGKGNSVDYAMSALEMLHTFSLIHDDLPCVDNDDFRRGKPTSHKQFGEATAVMAGDALCIHAFEMMGKTGNAKAIEILAHLLGTYGMIGGEMIDIESEGKAVDLATVDYIHYHKTAALLEASLEVGARLANATEDEIKIIRDYGRSIGLAFQIVDDILDIVSTTEELGKDAGSDIEKGKATYPALVGLEKSRERARELYDESIKALDGLKYDTTILRSVAAFIITRVK; from the coding sequence ATGGAATCTCTTGAAAAAGAAGCGGCTATTGCCCTGGATTACCTTTCCCGCGTCTCCAAGGAAGCGGAAAAGAAGTTTGATGAATTACTCCCCCCTGTGACGGATCAGCCCTGTCGCCTTCATGAGGCTATGCGCTATTCCATGTTTGCAGGTGGCAAGCGTTTGCGCCCGGCCTTGGTCAAGGCTGCGTTTGACATGTTCGGCGGTAAGGGAAACTCTGTGGATTACGCCATGAGCGCCTTGGAAATGCTCCATACGTTCTCCCTGATTCACGACGATCTGCCCTGCGTCGATAACGACGACTTCCGTCGCGGCAAGCCCACTAGCCATAAGCAGTTTGGCGAAGCTACCGCCGTGATGGCTGGCGATGCCCTCTGCATCCATGCTTTTGAAATGATGGGCAAGACCGGCAATGCCAAGGCTATCGAAATCCTGGCTCACCTGCTGGGTACCTATGGTATGATCGGTGGCGAAATGATCGACATCGAATCCGAAGGTAAGGCTGTTGATCTGGCAACTGTGGACTATATCCATTACCACAAGACTGCCGCTCTCCTGGAAGCTTCTCTGGAAGTGGGTGCCCGTCTGGCAAACGCAACCGAAGACGAAATCAAGATTATTCGCGACTATGGCCGTTCTATCGGTCTGGCTTTCCAGATTGTCGATGATATCCTGGACATCGTTTCTACCACCGAAGAACTGGGCAAGGACGCCGGATCCGACATCGAGAAGGGCAAGGCAACCTACCCGGCTCTGGTTGGTCTGGAAAAGTCCAGGGAAAGGGCTCGCGAACTTTATGACGAGTCTATCAAGGCATTGGACGGTCTTAAGTACGATACCACGATCCTTCGCTCTGTCGCAGCTTTCATCATTACCCGAGTTAAATAA
- a CDS encoding TIGR02147 family protein produces MKQIFEYTDYREWLRDAFDDFKQRKTVISWRYMAMKMGADPGNLLRVSQGKIHLSTALIEPAAQFFELDEKETAYWTEMVFFGRAKTDNEALQHYERMQALKGVSLKLLQKKELEFYRHWYYNAIRSIIGICKFKDDYQGLAECCTPQITEDEAKAAVQLLYELNMISTDRDGFWKVNDTFVSTGGNWRSAAVRQFQKDTIALAGESLERHAPHLRDISTVTMTFNMDDIQLIREKINEFRTDLLRLSQEGEGDNTVFQLNIQLFPLAFTKPLQEKEK; encoded by the coding sequence ATGAAGCAGATTTTTGAATATACCGACTACCGCGAGTGGTTACGTGACGCATTCGATGACTTTAAGCAGCGCAAGACTGTGATTTCGTGGCGTTATATGGCTATGAAGATGGGTGCCGATCCTGGTAATCTGCTTCGTGTTTCCCAGGGCAAGATTCACCTTTCTACCGCGCTTATCGAGCCGGCGGCTCAGTTCTTCGAACTGGATGAAAAGGAAACTGCCTACTGGACAGAAATGGTTTTCTTTGGCCGAGCCAAGACTGACAACGAAGCCTTGCAGCATTACGAACGTATGCAGGCTTTAAAGGGTGTGTCTCTCAAGCTTCTGCAGAAGAAGGAACTGGAATTCTACCGCCACTGGTACTACAACGCAATCCGTTCCATTATCGGTATTTGCAAGTTCAAGGATGACTATCAAGGCCTAGCCGAATGCTGCACTCCCCAGATTACCGAGGACGAGGCGAAAGCGGCCGTTCAGTTGCTTTACGAACTGAACATGATTTCAACAGACCGCGACGGCTTCTGGAAGGTAAACGATACCTTCGTGAGTACCGGCGGAAACTGGCGCTCTGCCGCTGTTCGACAGTTCCAGAAAGACACTATCGCCCTGGCAGGGGAGTCGCTGGAACGTCATGCACCGCACCTGCGAGATATCAGCACTGTCACCATGACGTTCAACATGGATGATATCCAGTTGATTCGCGAAAAGATTAATGAATTTCGAACGGATTTACTACGTTTATCTCAGGAAGGCGAAGGCGACAACACGGTTTTCCAGCTGAATATCCAGTTGTTCCCTCTTGCCTTTACAAAACCGTTGCAGGAGAAGGAAAAATGA
- the dxs gene encoding 1-deoxy-D-xylulose-5-phosphate synthase → MDLKSIKSPQDIKHCSVKELEQLASQIRETIIGQVSKHGGHLASSLGVVELTLALHYVYNAPEDKIVWDVGHQAYVHKLLTGRIDRFGTLRQQGGISGFLKRNESEYDCYGAGHATTSISAALGFAVARNHFKRKNNVVAVIGDGSMTGGMAYEALNNAGISKQNMTIILNDNKMSIAPNVGGFSKYLNRVISDPVYNKMRTDLDRLMKRLPGILGSRFRDLFLQVESAAKTAVKPGQFFEDLGVRYFGPIDGHDIDELIMILERVKSQPGPCLVHVLTEKGRGMSAAVANPTKFHGCGPFDPESGLPLAPGKPNPSLTSIFGKTLLEIAKKDNRVIGITAAMPTGCGMDIVAKELPDRVIDVGIAEEHALTFASGLACDGVVPVVAIYSSFMQRAYDQIMHDIALQNLHVVMVLDRAGLVGADGPTHHGVFDLSFLRTVPGITILAPSNENELRDMIQASIDMEGPVAIRYPRGTALAETLEPATENFDAKLPKVLEQGKDILLLGAGFMTNELKKTASVLRENGYNPTLVDARIIKPLDEECYRALFESHKTIVTLEDNTLVGGFGSAIGELLMDLGITDKRLLRFGLPDKFVEQGEISALYKLLNIDGESVAKQIMEKL, encoded by the coding sequence ATGGACCTTAAGAGCATTAAGTCGCCTCAGGACATTAAGCATTGTTCTGTGAAGGAACTTGAACAGTTGGCCTCCCAGATTCGCGAGACCATCATTGGTCAGGTTTCTAAGCATGGCGGCCATTTGGCTTCGAGCCTTGGTGTAGTGGAACTGACTCTTGCGCTGCACTATGTGTACAACGCTCCCGAAGACAAGATTGTCTGGGATGTGGGTCATCAGGCTTATGTTCACAAGCTTCTGACTGGCCGTATCGATCGCTTCGGTACCTTGCGTCAGCAGGGCGGTATTTCGGGCTTCCTGAAGCGTAACGAAAGTGAGTATGACTGCTATGGTGCAGGTCATGCAACCACTTCCATTTCTGCTGCTCTGGGTTTTGCTGTTGCCCGTAACCACTTCAAGCGCAAGAACAACGTGGTGGCTGTTATTGGTGATGGCTCCATGACCGGCGGTATGGCTTATGAAGCTCTGAACAATGCTGGCATTTCTAAGCAGAACATGACCATCATCTTGAACGATAACAAGATGAGCATTGCGCCCAATGTCGGCGGCTTTAGCAAGTATCTGAACCGTGTGATTTCCGATCCGGTTTACAACAAGATGCGTACGGACCTGGACCGCCTGATGAAGCGTCTTCCCGGTATTCTGGGTTCCCGTTTCCGCGATCTGTTCCTGCAGGTGGAAAGTGCTGCCAAGACGGCTGTGAAGCCCGGTCAGTTCTTTGAAGATCTGGGCGTCCGCTACTTTGGTCCTATCGATGGTCATGACATCGATGAATTGATTATGATTCTGGAGCGAGTCAAGTCCCAGCCCGGGCCTTGCCTCGTTCATGTGCTGACGGAAAAAGGCCGTGGTATGTCTGCGGCTGTAGCTAACCCCACCAAGTTCCATGGTTGCGGTCCCTTCGATCCTGAAAGTGGTCTGCCCCTGGCTCCGGGTAAGCCCAATCCGTCTCTTACCAGCATCTTTGGTAAGACCCTTCTTGAAATTGCGAAGAAGGATAACCGTGTCATCGGTATTACGGCTGCAATGCCCACGGGCTGCGGCATGGATATCGTTGCCAAGGAACTTCCTGATCGCGTTATCGATGTGGGTATTGCCGAAGAACACGCTCTGACTTTTGCGTCTGGTCTTGCCTGTGATGGTGTGGTGCCTGTAGTGGCAATCTACTCCTCCTTTATGCAGCGCGCCTACGACCAGATCATGCATGACATCGCCCTGCAGAATTTGCATGTGGTGATGGTGCTTGACCGCGCCGGTTTGGTGGGGGCCGATGGTCCTACCCATCATGGCGTTTTTGACTTGTCGTTCTTGCGTACGGTTCCGGGAATTACCATCCTGGCTCCGTCTAACGAGAATGAACTTCGGGATATGATCCAGGCTTCTATCGACATGGAAGGGCCTGTGGCGATCCGCTATCCTCGCGGTACTGCCTTGGCAGAAACTTTGGAACCTGCAACTGAGAACTTTGATGCGAAACTGCCCAAGGTTCTTGAACAGGGTAAGGATATCTTGCTCCTGGGTGCAGGCTTCATGACTAACGAACTGAAGAAGACTGCAAGTGTCTTGCGTGAGAACGGTTACAACCCGACTCTCGTGGATGCTCGCATCATCAAACCCTTGGACGAAGAATGCTACCGCGCACTCTTCGAAAGCCACAAGACTATTGTAACTCTCGAAGACAATACCTTAGTTGGTGGTTTTGGTTCTGCTATCGGCGAACTGCTTATGGATCTCGGAATTACGGACAAACGTTTGCTCCGCTTCGGACTTCCGGACAAATTCGTTGAACAGGGCGAAATTTCGGCCCTCTACAAACTTTTGAATATTGACGGGGAATCCGTCGCCAAACAAATAATGGAAAAACTATGA
- a CDS encoding TrmH family RNA methyltransferase, translated as MSEENNENRTVKATLNRKFGVSEAADRRNPRRDGDSRDSREGRGDRKSFGDRKFGDRGERRFGDRKFGDRKPFGDRGERRFGDRPFGDRPRRDDDRREFNHEGAEGEDRPFNRDRRPRSFGDRPFRGDRKPFNRDGGERREFSRPIYRQRPEEQPVEAVEEVLDEAALEARVAQAEVSEDVNFNPPWFKKLLALTTEKGREREGRFIGEGVHVVQELVSHHRELVVGVYAVEGFADEGLIETINEAEIKINILTEDQMKRLSSTVTPQGVIAVARIASKKPAYESSRSILTLVDAVQDPGNLGTLFRTSLGFGSDGMILGRGTVSPFNPKVVRGSSGTFLRVPFEFDVDLIDQINFLRSKGYTIIATDLHGKQSLREIPQHKLRKMAFLVGNEGAGTNPYFIELADETVKIPMSSDLESLNVAVAHGILSYEAAQILDELK; from the coding sequence ATGAGCGAAGAAAATAACGAAAACCGCACCGTAAAGGCCACATTGAACCGCAAGTTCGGCGTCAGCGAAGCTGCTGACCGTCGTAACCCCCGTCGTGACGGCGATAGCCGTGACTCCCGTGAAGGCCGTGGCGACCGCAAGTCTTTTGGCGACAGAAAGTTTGGTGACCGTGGCGAACGCCGTTTTGGTGATCGCAAGTTCGGTGACCGCAAACCTTTTGGTGACCGCGGCGAACGCCGTTTCGGTGACCGTCCCTTTGGTGACCGCCCCCGTCGCGACGATGACCGTCGTGAATTCAACCATGAAGGCGCAGAAGGTGAAGACCGCCCCTTCAATCGTGACCGTCGCCCCCGTTCTTTCGGTGACCGCCCCTTCCGTGGCGACCGCAAGCCCTTTAACCGCGATGGTGGCGAACGTCGTGAATTTAGCCGCCCCATTTACCGTCAGCGTCCTGAAGAACAGCCTGTAGAAGCTGTGGAAGAAGTTCTGGACGAAGCCGCACTGGAAGCACGCGTAGCCCAGGCTGAAGTTAGCGAAGATGTAAACTTCAACCCGCCTTGGTTCAAGAAGCTCCTGGCTCTCACCACCGAAAAGGGCCGCGAACGCGAAGGCCGTTTCATTGGTGAAGGTGTTCACGTTGTGCAGGAACTGGTTTCCCATCATCGTGAATTGGTGGTTGGCGTTTATGCTGTCGAAGGTTTCGCTGACGAAGGCTTGATCGAAACCATTAATGAAGCTGAAATCAAGATTAACATCTTGACTGAAGACCAGATGAAGCGTCTGTCTTCTACCGTTACCCCCCAGGGTGTGATTGCCGTGGCCCGCATTGCCAGCAAGAAGCCCGCCTATGAATCCAGCCGTAGCATCCTCACTCTCGTGGACGCCGTGCAGGATCCGGGTAACTTGGGTACTCTCTTCCGTACCAGCCTCGGTTTCGGTTCCGATGGTATGATTCTCGGTCGCGGTACCGTTAGCCCCTTCAACCCCAAGGTTGTTCGTGGTTCCTCGGGTACTTTCCTCCGCGTGCCTTTCGAATTTGATGTTGACCTGATCGACCAGATCAACTTCCTCCGCAGCAAGGGTTACACCATTATTGCTACTGATCTTCACGGTAAGCAGTCCCTCCGCGAAATTCCCCAGCATAAGCTCCGCAAGATGGCTTTCCTGGTGGGTAACGAAGGTGCTGGCACCAATCCCTACTTCATTGAACTGGCTGACGAAACCGTCAAGATCCCCATGAGTAGCGATCTGGAATCCCTGAATGTTGCTGTGGCTCACGGCATCCTTTCTTACGAAGCCGCCCAGATCCTGGACGAACTGAAGTAA